tgtaccaaatttcaaccgcatcggatgacttttgctcctccaagaggctccggaggtcaaatctggggatcggtttatatgggagctgtatataattatggaccgatatggaccaatttttgcatgcttgttagagaccgtatactaacatcaggtacccaatttcaaacggatcggatgaattttgtccctccaagaggctccggaggtcaaatctggggatcggtttatatgggagctatatataattatggaccgatatggaccaatttttgcatggttgttagagaccatatacttacaccacgtactaaatttcaattggatcggatgaattttgctcatccaagaggctccagagttcaaatctggggatcggtttatatgggagctatatataattatggaccgatatggaccaatttttgcatgcttgttagagaccgtatacttagaccacgtaccaaatttcaatggggtaggatgaagtttgctcctccaagaggctccggaggtcaaatctggggatcggtttatatgggagctatatatatttatggaccgatatggaccaatttttgcatggttgttagagaccgtatactaacatcaggtaccaaatttcaaccggatcggatgaattttgcccctccaagaggctccggaggtcaaatctggggatcggtttatatgggggctatatataattatggaccgatatggaccaatttttgcatggttgttagagaccgtatacttagaccacgtaccaaatttcaatggggtaggatgaagtttgctcctccaagaggctccggaggtcaaatctggggatcggtttatatgggagctatatatatttatggaccgatatggaccaatttttgcatggttgttagagaccgtatactaacatcaggtaccaaatttcaaccggatcggatgaattttgcccctccaagaggctccggaggtcaaatctggggatcggttcatatgggggctatatataattatggaccgatatggaccaatttttgcatggttgttagagaccgtatacttagaccacgtaccaaatttcaaccggatcggatgaattttgctgctccggaaggctccgcaagccaaatttggggatcgggttatatgggggctatacgtaaacgtgggccgatatggcccattttcaataccatccgacctacatcaataacaactacttgtgccaagtttcaagtcgatagctagtttcgttcggaagttagcgtgatttccacagacggacggacagccggacagacggacggacggacggacatgcttagatcgactcagaatttcaccacgacccagaatatatatactttatggggtcttagagcaatatttcgatgtgttacaaacggaatgacaaagttaatatacccccatcctatggtggagggtataaaaatatgtgaaacatttaaatctgaagcaattttaaggaaacttcgcaaaagtttatttatgatttatcgctctatatatatgatttagaagtttaggaaaattagagtcagttttacaacttttcgactaagcagtggcgatttaacaaggaaaatgttggtactttgagcatttttgtcgaaatcagaaaaacatatatatgggagctatatctaaatctgaacagatttcaaccaaatttggcacacatgactatattactagttgtactcctagtgcaaaatttcaaccaaattgggctaaaactctggcttctggggccatataagtccatatcgggcgaaaaatgtatatggaagctatatctaaatctaaaccgatttcaaccaaatttgggacgcatagctacaatgctaaatctactccctgtgcaaaatttcaaccaaattgggccaaaactccggcttttaggaccatattagtccatatcgggcgaaagctatatatgggagatatatctaaatctgaaccgatttcaaccaaatttggcacgcatagctacaatgctaattctactctttgtgcaaaatttcaaccaaagtggggtaaaactctggcttctgggaccgtattagttcatatcgggcgaaagatatatatgggagctatatctaaatctgaaccgatttcaataaaatttggcacacttgactatagtactaattgttcttcttgtgcaaaattttaagcaaattagggtaaaactctggcttctgggggccatataagtccatatcgggcgaaaggtatagatgggagctatatctaaatctgaaccgatttcaatcaaatttgcgcactagactatacgactaagtgttatgtttgcgcaaaatttcaagcaaatcggtataaaactctggctgctgggtccatattagtgcatatcgggcgaaagatatatatgggagttatatctaaatctgaaccgatttctcccaaaatcaataggattctattctgacccaaattaggaacatgtgacaacatgtaaaatgttgacaaaattttctatagaaataaaatgttgacaaaattttctatagaaataaaatgttgacaaaatgttctatagaaataaaatgttgacaaaattttctacagaaataaattttttacaaaattttctatagaaataaaattttgacaaaattttctatggaaataaaatgttggcaaacattgctatagaaataaactttttacaaaactttctatagaaatgaaattttgacaaaactttctatagtaataaaatttgacaatttttacatggctgttagaggccatatactaacgaaatgtaccaaatttcaaccgcatcggatgacttttgctcctccaagaggctccggaggtcaaatctggggatcggtttatatgggagctatatataattatggaccgatatggaccaatttttgcatgcttgttagagaccgtatactaacatcaggtacccaatttcaaacggatcggatgaattttgcccctccaagaggctccggaggtcaaatctggggatcggtttatatgggagctatatataattatggacctatatggaccaatttttgcatggttgttagagaccatatactaacaccacgtactaaatttcaattggatcggatgaattttgctcatccaagaggctccagagttcaaatctggggatcggtttatatgggagctatatataattatggaccgatatggaccaatttttgcatgcttgttagagaccgtacactaacatcaggtacccaatttcaaacggatcggatgaattttgcccctccaagaggctccggaggtcaaatctggggatcggtttatatgggagctatatataattatggaccgatatggaccagtttttgcatggttgttagagaccatatactaacaccacgtaccaaatttcaatggggtaggatgaagtttgctcctccaagaggctccggaggtcaaatctggggatcggtttatatgggagctatatatatttatggaccgatatggaccaatttttgcatggttgttagagaccgtatactaacatcaggtaccaaatttcaaccggatcggatgaattttgcccctccaagaggctccggaggtcaaatctggggatcggtttatatgggggctatatataattatggaccgatatggaccaatttttgcatggttgttagagaccgtatactaacatcaggtaccaaatttcaaccggatcggatgaattttgctgctccggaaggctccgcaagccaaatttggggatcgggttatatgggggctatacgtaaacgtgggccgatatggcccattttcaataccatccgacctacatcaataacaactacttgtgccaagtttcaagtcgatagctagtttcgttcggaagttagcgtgatttccacagacggacggacagccggacagacggacggacggacatgcttagatcgactcagaatttcaccacgacccagaatatatatactttatggggtcttagagcaatatttcgatgtgttacaaacggaatgacaaagttaatatacccccatcctatggtggagggtataaaaagaatcggGTTTAACACGTGGTGTTTAGTGGAGTATAATGAATTGCATTTCTTGTTCTCATAACACACAAGCGAAATCGCAAATTCTCTATAAGAGAAAAAGTTAACgggataaaaaacattttttctttttagttgTCCAAAATTCATTGAAGTGTTAAAGTGCATAGTGTAAAGACGTGTATTGTggtttaataatataaaaaatgacaagtaagtcacaattttataaaaatctaaaaaaggaAAAAGAAAGAATTAACTCATTACTAACTGGTTCTTCAAAAAACGATGGAAAAAGTGAAATTACTGATGATCAACAAATCGACATAGAATCGCCCCAATTAGAAGAAATTTCAagctttaaagaaaaattgcgATCGTGGATATTGAAATATCAACCTTCCGTTGCGTCATGTCGCGATTTATTACAACTGCTAAGGGAAGAAGGTCTTGATGTACCATTATCAGTGGAAACGCTTATTACCTCAAGGGACGGATTTGTAAAACGAACAGTGCATCCCGGTGAATATGTGCACATAGGTCTAAAAAGAAACCTCCAGAATGCTTTGAGTTATTCCGACTCGACCCCCTCGGAACTATATATTGATATTGGTGTGGATGGTCTTCCATTATACAAAAGTTCAGGCGTTGGACTCTGGCCTATTTTGGGAAAAATCACCAATATTAAAAACGCCAATGTTTTCCTCATAGGAACCTACGTAGGCGTAGGCAAGCCTACTCGAGTGGACAATTTCCTTCACGATTTTATGAACGAATATTCCCAAATTCGTGACCATATAATTGAACATGAGGGTAAAATTACTCAATGCTCAATTCGTGCATTTATTTGCGACGCTCCAGCGCGAGCATTTCTTCAGGACATAAAAGGTCATACATCATTCAATGGTTGTTCCAAATGTACCCAAGTCGGAAAAAGAATTGAGAAAACCAATACCTTCAGTGTTGAAAAGGGTTTACCTAGATCGGACAAAAGCTTTTCCGACAGATTGGACCCCGGATTCCATCagccattttccaaaaattttcaactggGATTAGAGAAGCTTGGCATTAAAATGATATCACCGTTTCCTGTGGAACTCATGCACCTAGTTGATCTAGgtgtaatgaaaaaaatgttaaattttataataaaaaacaaaacaaatgttcgtttaaacaaaaatgacaaattgCAAATGTCAGCTATCTTAACGTCATTTGCTCCATATATACCTAAGAAATTCGCGCGGAAGCCTAGGGACCTATCTGACATATCACGATGGAAAGCAACAGAATTCCGCCAATTTCTCCTCTACACAGGTATCGTAGTTTTAAAACAGATATTACCTTCCGATTTCTATGAGCATTATCTTTTACTTCATTGTTCATATAGAATTTTACTACAGCCAACTTGTTTGCCCAGTCGAATCGATATTGCAGATGAAATGCTAAATAGTTTTGTTAAGCAGTTTCCGAACTTTTATGGACAatcaagtgtttcatataacattcataatttgttgcatttaaagGAATGCACAGAAACTTTCGGTTCACTGAATGATATTTCAGCCAACTTAAGGCTGATTCACAACTTAATAGTATGCAAAAACTGGAGGAAATCCATAATTCCGTGTCGGAGTTGTACAGtaagtataaatattttaactGCAAACAATACATATGAatgcaaattataaatttatccAGATTCCAACAAAGCACTTGATATAAAGGAGGAGTTGGCGTCCATAAACaacaatttgatacaattaaaaagtaAGTTTtgcttataaataataaatgaatataAATCTTACTTTTGTATCTACGCGTTAGGTTTGCAAACTCAACAAAATGAATTCAATGTCAAATTGTTGGATACAGTTAATACATTGAAAGGTAAATTCTTGCCGAGGAAATTGTTGGACTGCGAATGACCTTCAAAGCGCACTTTGAAGCGCCGAAGTATAGTAAACTCTTCCCTCTCAAGTCGGAATCAAATCTAAAGGAGTTGGAGGAAATGATTAATGATGAGAATAAGAGTGAAATTGTAAGTTTTCCATTTAAGCAAAACGTGAACGaattatgtataaataaaatatatgtagaTCTCTTCTTTGAGACGAATATTTGGGGTGAAAGGACTACAGAGAGGAATTTCAAATGTATTCTCCAATGACATAATTATGGATTACAATGTTCGTGGCATCCAGGGAAAGAAACGCTTAAAAGATTTTAAAAAGATAATGGAAGTGTTATTTTGTAAgtaaatatacatataattcataatattttttaagtaaacTTTTACATTTACAGTGGCTTCTTCTGCCGATGGATGTACTGAACTAGAATTTACTTTGGCGTTAAGCAGAGCTATTAAGGCAGCTAAAAACAAACACTTTAAATCCATTTGTTTGAACAAAAAGAATAACAAGGAAAATTGTTCGACTGAATGAAGTATAGTgtgaagaatttttattttactattcAATACTGATTTTCCATATCCAAACACAACCCAGTGGTAAAAATTCAAACCCCTTACCAAAAGATCGATTATGTTCTTGGGAAATTTGGAAGATTAAGTAAGTATGTTGTATGTAAACACACATATAGTTGACAATGCTACTACTTATACCTTAGCATTGAAAAATCGAACAGAATGTAATTCCAtcaaaacttaaacaaataaaagctATTACATAGTCATCTAGTTGGTTCGTAGTGGGACAACCAGTGCTTACGACTTCCACTTACTGGGTAAGGGGTCTGTAAttaggaataaaaaataaaaaaattgctaggCAACGTTTATAAACAacattggtttttgtttgttcgttgttttcaaatttgtttttcaattttctgaaaattttcttcggGCATAAATCAATTTGTATTGAGTTTTACATCTTTTCCAgataatcaattaatttgtattgAGTTGTACATCCTTTCCAGATATAAGGTAAGTgcgaaaataattaattaaaatatggagGGATTTTCGTCCAGAAATTTAAAGCGATTAGCGCGTaaggaagaaaataattttagagcAATTTCACTACGTAAATTAGCATCTTTCCAAGCGCCAGGTTCAGGGAAACCAGGGAGCCAAGTGCCAGATTTAGGGAAGGCACCACAGTCAAACCACGAATTGAATTCAACATCCCTTCAAGCACATCAATTGTCGAAAGAGGATAttctaaaatgtaaattatcgaattggtatcaaaaatatAACCCTGGACGACAATGCTGTGACGAACTATTAGGAATATTAAATTCCGAGGATGTAAGTGTACCATCATGTACAAATACCCTAATAAAGTCACACGAAAGGCAAAAAGTTGTTATACGAACTGTTGCTCCAGGGCAATATTTTCATGTTGGTGTAAAACCTTACTTATATAAACTAAATGTATACGAAACGCCAGTGATACTTTTAGATATTAATATTGACGGCGTTCCATTATTCAAAAGCTCCAAGACATCTTTGTGGCCCATATTGGGATATTTCGCCAACATCGAAAACTTTggagtttttttaattggttgttACTTGGGTAATGCCAAACCATATAATATCGATCAATATTTACATGATTTTGTTACAGAATTGTCAGATTTAAAAGCAAATGGAGTTTTTATAGACAACCACCAAGTACGCATAGAAATACGCGCATTTATATGTGATGCACCAGCCCGAGCTTTTGTCAGTGGTGTTGTCGGCCACAATTCCCTCAATGGGTGCTCCAAGtgtaaccaaatcggagttagcgTTGAAAAAGTTACAACATACCAAAAGAAGATGGGGATATTACGTACGGATGATGATTTCGCGAATAGAAAATGTATGTTGCATCACActgcttttttcaaaaaaataaatcctcgttggaaaaaaattaatgtaaaaatgGTGACCCAATTCCCAATTGATCCAATGCATTTACTTGATTTAGGGGtcacaaaaaaacttttgcaatgCCTAATTCAAGGGGAaacattgaattttaaattgacTTCTGATGATATAGCCAATATATCGGATGAATTGGTTTCCTTAGCTCCATATATTCCTAGCGAATTCGGTAGAAAGCCTCGAGGGCTGGATGAATTGCCGAGATGGAAGGCGATAGAGTTCAGACAGTTTATCCTATACACTTCAGTCGTTGTTCTAAAACCATTTTTAAATGATGATTTCTATTACCACATTCTTTTATTTAATTGTGGTTATAGACTGTTGCTTtccaaaaattatcgaaatcacATTGACGTTGCCGAGGACATATTGAAGtcatttgtggaaaattttgatctgCTATATCCGATAAAAAAGTTGACATACAATGTACTACACGTAGCACAATGCGTTCGTGAAATTGGTCATATCCAGAGCTTTACAGCATATAGGTATGAAAATGATCTCCAAACACtaaagaaatcggttaagagtCCATCGAATATATTGCAACAACTTTCAAATAATGTAAAAGATCAAAaagcttcatctaaaaatttagGGTTGAAACGATCGAAACGGGGTTGTGTGACAGGTTATATAACACAAGAATTTGAAATAGGCAATAAAATGCCAAATAATGTATGCAATTTGCGATGCGATGTTccctttaaaatttcaaaattttgtgaagaatcaAATAAGTGTTTTATAGTAGGCAGGAGATATTCGaacattagaaatttttttgatgcTCCTTTACAGTCAAGAAACGACTTGGGCATAATATTAGCAAATATAAATGAAACCCAGGAAGAAGAACATTTTGGAATAGAAGAAGTGAATTTTAAATACATGACCAttccttataaaaatgaatttgtaTTAATTCCTATTATACACACAtatgaataaattttggacacgtattttcttagaaatagatATAGctaaaaaaaacattcaaaaaagctctaaaatatttaatattacagAAAATGGCTCACAATTTCAccaatattcataaaaaaactttcgaAGGAAGTGGCGAATTCAAAAATAGCAAAAATGAAGAATTTAATAACAAATTGGACGATATTTTAAAAAAACCAAGCTCTGATAGATGCAAAACTCGATGGTAAGTTCATAATGGTAAAGATTTTTAATACAtccatatttattattttgtttcatattttttctagaaatacaaaataaattgaagCTAAGAGAATGTCTAGAAGGTATATAAAAGCTACACTTAAAAAGGATATATgtgtattaattattttatttatttgtatagaagagaATATAGCACGGCAGTCTAAAATGATGGCAGTTTTGAAGCAAttagtaaacaaaaatattaatgttgGCCCACCTATCGATTTTCCGGTGAAATCTTTTGAGGATATGGAAgcagtaaatttaaaaattgcagaCGATGTCGAGAAATATGTAAGTATTTTATAATAAGTTAAAAATCACTTAAAACTTATAAAATGTCATATCATCATGTCATTATTTAGGTGGCCATAATAAGAACAATATGCCATCCCGGTGGCATATACACAAATTTCGACAGAATGTTCTCAATGCCAATAATACTGGCATATAATTATGATGGCATTAATAATAAAAGACCTTTTAAGGAATTAAAAGCACTATATAGTGCAATATatggtaatattttttatatttctatttgtatatttattgactaatatattttttattttagatgcTGTCAAGACGGAagggtacacagaaaaagacTATATAGCGGACATTAGGAAGTCGTTCAAAAAATTCAAGGGTCGCCATTTCCGCAAAGTTTGtgtggaaaaaaacaaaaatgtaatgaataaATATATACGAGTTATTATAACAGTATCACCTAGTATTTAATATTGTATTGAAATATTAttaccaaatatatattaatttttatgtccaagaaagtagaattgccattttcgaatttcgaaaatttgaaagttgtgctggattgtgctaggtttgtgccgatttgtgctgcaatttgttttttaaattttatcaaatagccgagatatttggaaaaaacttttttcaacaaaatttttgccagaatcgccattttcgaaaatcgacattttgacag
This is a stretch of genomic DNA from Haematobia irritans isolate KBUSLIRL chromosome 4, ASM5000362v1, whole genome shotgun sequence. It encodes these proteins:
- the LOC142235495 gene encoding uncharacterized protein LOC142235495; the encoded protein is MTKSPQLEEISSFKEKLRSWILKYQPSVASCRDLLQLLREEGLDVPLSVETLITSRDGFVKRTVHPGEYVHIGLKRNLQNALSYSDSTPSELYIDIGVDGLPLYKSSGVGLWPILGKITNIKNANVFLIGTYVGVGKPTRVDNFLHDFMNEYSQIRDHIIEHEGKITQCSIRAFICDAPARAFLQDIKGHTSFNGCSKCTQVGKRIEKTNTFSVEKGLPRSDKSFSDRLDPGFHQPFSKNFQLGLEKLGIKMISPFPVELMHLVDLGVS
- the LOC142234243 gene encoding uncharacterized protein LOC142234243, which translates into the protein MMAVLKQLVNKNINVGPPIDFPVKSFEDMEAVNLKIADDVEKYVAIIRTICHPGGIYTNFDRMFSMPIILAYNYDGINNKRPFKELKALYSAIYDAVKTEGYTEKDYIADIRKSFKKFKGRHFRKVCVEKNKNVMNKYIRVIITVSPSI
- the LOC142234244 gene encoding uncharacterized protein LOC142234244, with protein sequence MTFKAHFEAPKYSKLFPLKSESNLKELEEMINDENKSEIISSLRRIFGVKGLQRGISNVFSNDIIMDYNVRGIQGKKRLKDFKKIMEVLFLASSADGCTELEFTLALSRAIKAAKNKHFKSICLNKKNNKENCSTE